A stretch of the Lineus longissimus chromosome 10, tnLinLong1.2, whole genome shotgun sequence genome encodes the following:
- the LOC135494948 gene encoding uncharacterized protein LOC135494948, which yields MDLEIDDSMAGMPVPAVPAAPAVPARSYPRNDQPRRFQRKDSVVSFSASTNSQTPILKQRSYSQSSYGGRSMDSGNSTASTEDKVEITKLKLYIKIGLGILIPVVVILFIAVIYLFMTVHTSKNTHYPDRGVPSFGKQTGRDEKEHICVECKKLQFALASENIILNKLLHKMNGGKQMCCARTAEQTDLFMKRYFDVKIKEERASGGLCMGTSTGFSGRDFRNSHSASFPKDGVRCTNSKNPSVHLIGTNELKDDDLSADPDIVTKWADNSDIAFRNSVSFNRKTGVLTVPKNGFYYVYSQIHFIQIFPRVSKYPNSEHRSAYDKTPSVNSLTHTIKRTHHNYYPEEMLKRRQSQCWVTNKLYSEYTSYMGGIMSLRQGDEIYVEVSNKSMISSQSKMNFFGLFYVAPNDGMFGKV from the exons ATGGATCTCGAAATTGATGATAGTATGGCGGGTATGCCTGTGCCTGCCGTGCCTGCCGCGCCTGCCGTGCCTGCTCGGAGTTATCCAAGGAATGATCAGCCGAGAAGGTTCCAGCGAAAAGACTCAGTTGTCAGCTTCTCAGCGAGCACAAACTCCCAAACACCCATCCTAAAACAAAGGAGCTACTCTCAGAGTTCCTACGGAGGGAGATCAATGGACAGTGGCAATAGCACGGCCTCAACAGAAGACAAAGTGGAAATCACGAAGTTGAAACTTTATATTAAAATTGGATTGGGGATTCTAATTCCTGTTGTTGTCATCTTGTTTATTGCTGTCATATATCTCTTCATGACCGTCCACACTTCGAAAAATACTCACTACCCAGATAGAGGAGTGCCTAGCTTTGGCAAACAGACTGGTCGTGACGAGAAGGAGCATATTTGCGTCGAGTGTAAAAAGCTGCAATTTGCGCTAGCCTCCGAGAACATCATCCTCAACAAACTGTTACATAAGATGAACGGAGGGAAACAAATGTGTTGCGCAAGGACTGCTGAGCAGACAGACCTATTTATGAAGAGA TATTTTGATGTAAAGATCAAAGAAGAAAGAGCAAGCG GTGGGCTGTGTATGGGCACCTCCACGGGATTCTCAGGGCGAGATTTTAGGAACAGCCACAGCGCCTCCTTCCCCAAGGATGGAGTCCGGTGCACTAACTCGAAGAACCCTTCCGTTCATTTAATCGGCACTAATGAGCTGAAGGATGATGATTTGAGCGCAG ACCCCGATATCGTCACCAAATGGGCTGACAACTCTGACATCGCCTTCCGTAACAGCGTCAGCTTCAATAGGAAGACCGGAGTATTGACTGTACCCAAGAATGGCTTCTATTACGTCTACAGCCAGATTCACTTCATCCAA ATTTTCCCCCGCGTTTCGAAGTACCCGAACTCCGAACATCGGTCGGCATACGATAAAACGCCCAGCGTCAACAGCCTAACACACACGATCAAGCGAACTCACCACAACTATTACCCCGAGGAGATGCTGAAGCGACGACAGTCACAGTGCTGGGTGACCAACAAGCTCTACAGCGAATACACAAGTTATATGGGCGGCATAATGAGCTTGCGACAGGGCGATGAGATATATGTGGAGGTGTCGAACAAGTCGATGATTTCGAGTCAGTCTAAGATGAACTTCTTTGGCTTGTTCTACGTTGCACCAAATGATGGAATGTTTGGAAAGGTCTAA